A window of the Streptomyces sp. NBC_00454 genome harbors these coding sequences:
- a CDS encoding DIP1984 family protein — translation MKLAEALAERKDTTRRVEQLRARVVSNARYQEGEPPSEDAAQLLADAGEAMDTLESLIRRINRTNATIDMGPDGTLTDALARRDVLRLRHSVVTAAADAAAGTGERGYGRQLRSELVTLSALPVADLRGQADVLAREIRELDVRIQRTNWEADLLD, via the coding sequence GTGAAGCTTGCCGAGGCACTTGCGGAACGCAAGGACACGACGCGGCGCGTGGAACAACTGCGGGCGCGCGTGGTCAGCAACGCGCGGTACCAGGAGGGCGAACCGCCCTCCGAGGACGCGGCACAGCTGCTGGCCGACGCCGGCGAGGCGATGGACACCCTGGAGTCCCTGATCCGGCGGATCAACCGCACCAACGCCACCATCGACATGGGCCCGGACGGCACCCTCACCGACGCGCTCGCACGCAGGGACGTACTGCGGCTGCGCCACTCGGTGGTCACGGCGGCGGCGGACGCGGCGGCGGGTACGGGCGAACGGGGCTACGGCCGCCAGCTGCGCTCGGAACTGGTGACCCTCTCGGCGCTACCGGTCGCGGACCTGCGCGGCCAGGCGGACGTCCTCGCGCGGGAGATCCGCGAACTCGACGTGCGCATCCAGCGCACGAACTGGGAAGCCGACCTGCTGGACTGA
- a CDS encoding OmpA family protein, with the protein MTKRRSTAAATVIGLVIAGAHLIGATAASADDVTPSVPPGTEPSAAAPVQLDPNAPGLKIPQGGTLAPIKVLDIAEVVEDLGGEQRRQETNQTVMMALQSEVMFPEDSAIFNAQAAARIQAIAQEINTQKATRVRVFGFTDDQGSYEHGKELSKKRADAVQAELAKTVTNPSVVFDVRGYSEDYPIADNGTEEGRKKNRRVEITFPRGSGQ; encoded by the coding sequence ATGACCAAACGTCGCAGCACCGCCGCCGCAACCGTCATCGGCCTCGTCATCGCCGGGGCGCATTTGATCGGTGCCACTGCCGCATCCGCAGATGACGTCACGCCGTCCGTACCTCCCGGAACAGAGCCGTCAGCAGCCGCTCCCGTGCAGCTGGACCCCAACGCCCCCGGGCTCAAGATCCCCCAAGGCGGCACCCTCGCGCCCATCAAGGTGCTGGACATCGCCGAGGTGGTCGAGGACCTCGGAGGGGAGCAGCGGCGGCAGGAGACGAACCAGACCGTCATGATGGCGCTGCAGTCCGAGGTGATGTTCCCGGAGGACAGTGCGATCTTCAACGCCCAGGCGGCCGCGCGGATACAGGCCATCGCGCAAGAGATCAACACGCAGAAGGCCACCCGCGTCCGCGTCTTCGGTTTCACGGACGACCAGGGCAGCTACGAGCACGGCAAGGAGCTCTCCAAGAAGCGCGCCGACGCCGTACAGGCAGAGCTGGCGAAGACCGTGACGAATCCCAGTGTCGTCTTCGACGTGCGCGGCTACAGCGAGGACTACCCGATCGCCGACAACGGCACCGAGGAAGGCCGCAAGAAGAACCGCCGGGTCGAGATCACCTTCCCGCGCGGCTCCGGCCAGTAG
- a CDS encoding helix-turn-helix domain-containing protein: protein MPPRTSPTERQKRLGSELRRMRLAADVSAESAAGLLGLDRSKISAIEQGNRAISEERLRSLACHCDCADERYIDALVAMARPQKRGWWERYRGSLSAAVLDIAELEAHATRMRCAHSMHVPGLLQTSDHALAVFRFVVPALPEQEVALRLAHRLERQQALVGDSTPEYVAVVHEAALRMRFGGRKVARAQLEHLLHASERDNVTLRVLTFEAEGFPGAGQTVNYLEGAVPQLDTVQIDSTHGAEFLHTEAQLSKYRAQLDWMEQLSLPPDPSREFIHNLAREL, encoded by the coding sequence ATGCCACCAAGGACCTCGCCGACCGAACGGCAGAAGCGACTGGGCTCCGAGCTGCGCCGGATGAGGCTGGCGGCAGACGTGTCCGCCGAGTCCGCCGCCGGACTCCTCGGCCTGGACCGCTCCAAGATCTCGGCCATCGAGCAGGGCAACCGGGCCATCAGCGAGGAGCGGCTCCGATCCCTGGCCTGCCACTGCGACTGCGCGGACGAGCGGTACATCGACGCCCTGGTCGCCATGGCACGGCCGCAGAAGCGCGGTTGGTGGGAGCGCTACCGCGGCTCGCTGTCGGCCGCGGTGCTCGACATCGCCGAGCTGGAGGCCCACGCGACCCGCATGAGGTGCGCGCACTCGATGCACGTCCCGGGATTGCTCCAGACCAGCGATCACGCCCTCGCCGTCTTCCGGTTCGTCGTGCCCGCCCTCCCGGAACAGGAAGTCGCCCTGCGCCTGGCCCACCGACTGGAGCGCCAGCAGGCGCTCGTGGGCGACTCGACCCCCGAGTACGTCGCGGTCGTGCACGAGGCCGCGCTGCGCATGCGGTTCGGCGGACGCAAGGTCGCCCGGGCACAGCTGGAGCACCTGCTCCACGCCTCCGAGCGGGACAACGTCACGCTGCGCGTCCTGACCTTCGAGGCCGAGGGGTTCCCGGGCGCCGGGCAGACCGTCAACTACCTGGAGGGGGCGGTCCCACAGCTCGACACCGTGCAGATCGACAGCACGCACGGCGCCGAATTCCTGCACACCGAAGCACAGCTGTCCAAATACCGTGCCCAGTTGGACTGGATGGAACAGCTCAGCCTGCCTCCCGACCCATCACGGGAGTTCATCCACAACCTGGCTCGCGAGCTCTGA
- a CDS encoding response regulator, whose amino-acid sequence MSTVLRVLIADDNPVVRAGLTALLTATEGIEVVAEAADGREALRLTRLHAPEVVLLDVRMPGVDGISALPHLVRLAPVLMLTYSRESEIVREALLLGAGGYLVHGEFTPDDLIRAVRDVREGRPHFTPSAASTLLAELRTSSQPQRTVAQSSERLHNSVAFGLSSREVEVMELIASGMNNQQIAATCFISEKTVKNHINRIFAKLQSSTRSEAIARWLGTARPGVSGHG is encoded by the coding sequence ATGTCTACTGTGCTGCGCGTCCTCATCGCGGACGACAACCCGGTGGTCCGAGCCGGCCTGACCGCTTTGCTTACGGCGACCGAAGGCATCGAGGTGGTGGCCGAAGCCGCGGACGGCCGCGAGGCGCTGCGGCTGACCCGACTGCACGCCCCGGAGGTCGTCCTGCTGGACGTCCGCATGCCGGGGGTGGACGGCATCTCGGCCCTCCCGCACCTGGTGCGGCTGGCCCCGGTCCTGATGCTCACCTACAGCCGGGAGTCGGAAATCGTCCGAGAGGCGTTGCTCTTGGGCGCGGGCGGCTACCTGGTCCACGGTGAGTTCACCCCCGATGACCTGATCCGAGCGGTCCGGGACGTCCGCGAAGGCCGCCCCCATTTCACGCCATCGGCGGCGAGCACGTTGCTCGCGGAGCTGCGGACCTCTTCGCAACCGCAACGAACTGTGGCACAGTCTTCTGAGCGTCTGCACAACTCGGTTGCCTTCGGGCTCAGTTCGCGGGAGGTGGAGGTCATGGAACTCATCGCGTCGGGGATGAACAACCAGCAGATCGCCGCCACGTGCTTCATCAGCGAGAAGACGGTCAAGAACCACATCAACCGCATCTTCGCCAAGCTGCAGAGCTCGACGCGAAGCGAGGCGATAGCGCGCTGGCTGGGAACGGCCCGTCCAGGGGTGAGTGGCCATGGGTAG
- a CDS encoding pilus assembly protein TadG-related protein, which yields MTTRVEHGRDRGQAFPIYVVMVAGLLFAALAFFVIGQAAVTRSDAQGAADAAALAAAREARDHLVPGVVLVDLRPGDWEDILNGKLFYTAGACTEAMNFAERNGAKATCDPSPLSFSVAVQTDGTVGKSVIPGTETMHGTANATAVIEPRCHLVQPLPADGAAQPGPIKIACKGGKEVTFDPSKPDPWRTLGRSLFDVRLTD from the coding sequence ATGACGACGCGCGTGGAGCATGGGCGTGATCGTGGGCAGGCCTTCCCCATCTACGTGGTGATGGTGGCGGGCCTGCTCTTTGCTGCCCTGGCATTCTTCGTCATTGGTCAGGCAGCGGTGACGCGCAGCGATGCGCAAGGTGCTGCTGACGCGGCGGCACTGGCGGCTGCCCGGGAAGCCAGGGATCACCTAGTGCCTGGCGTGGTCCTTGTGGATCTCCGGCCGGGCGACTGGGAGGACATCCTCAACGGCAAACTCTTCTACACGGCGGGTGCCTGTACGGAGGCGATGAACTTCGCCGAGAGGAATGGCGCCAAAGCGACCTGCGACCCGTCACCACTCAGCTTTTCGGTCGCAGTGCAGACGGACGGCACCGTGGGAAAGTCGGTGATCCCGGGAACCGAGACCATGCACGGGACAGCCAATGCCACTGCGGTGATCGAACCCCGTTGTCATCTTGTGCAGCCCTTGCCTGCCGACGGCGCTGCGCAGCCCGGTCCCATCAAGATCGCGTGCAAGGGAGGGAAGGAAGTCACCTTCGACCCTTCGAAACCGGATCCGTGGCGCACGTTGGGCAGAAGTCTCTTCGATGTGCGACTGACCGATTGA
- a CDS encoding PQQ-binding-like beta-propeller repeat protein has product MRVLAGRYELTAFVGRGGMGEVWAGRDRVIDRHVAVKLLPHNQGDPSGAELFFREARTAGGLNHRGVVTVHDMGQDPADGTLFLVMEYIEGRDLAAVLRQDGTPPVADAVGWAAQGAAALAAAHAAGIVHRDLKPANLMLTTGGEIKILDFGIARYMAASDKSSKVMGTLAYMAPERFDEQSGDARSDLYAFGCVLHELLTGSTPFEATGPVAMMTAHLNKAPAAPGTLRADVPAALDALILSLLAKSPQDRPASASEVHDALRALHVPAAAPVTPLPLDVADLPAEPPAGFGPSPDPLHSLATETAAAPPPGPPRPIATAKAEDPVATKEEDSKPPQHPSRRQALWLGLGAAAVVAAGTTAALLSRDGNHGTPSAGPGSNTGAPSGGKPSPGPRGWRFEAKTVLPTPPVLSSGTLRFTDGYTIYGLDALTGTEQAQVKFTREVGELTVADGMLYFGDSDGTLHARSGSERWTFAAGDYIPGRPAVARERVFFGSKDGKVYCLDTNSGREVWNFPTGDKVFCAPTVAEGTVYIGVAGTEPGLYALDAVNGARRWAFREGGQYFKTAAVADGLVFATANDDSLYAVDAATGTKKWSVSLKRGADTDSWFRPSPPVVASGTVFVGGGDKSLHALDAKTGTKKWTYDINGPFIPSTPTVADGRVYVADLEDMYGTVYALDATDGFQKWTVRTGAKVHAQNRWNAPLVANGLVYVTNENGVVAINATSGDLPA; this is encoded by the coding sequence GTGCGCGTTCTTGCGGGCCGGTACGAGCTGACGGCGTTCGTGGGCCGGGGCGGCATGGGGGAGGTCTGGGCGGGCCGGGACCGGGTGATCGACCGCCACGTCGCGGTCAAACTCCTGCCCCACAACCAAGGCGACCCCAGCGGCGCCGAGTTGTTCTTCCGCGAGGCGCGCACCGCGGGCGGCCTCAACCACCGCGGCGTCGTCACCGTCCACGACATGGGCCAGGACCCGGCCGACGGAACGCTGTTCCTGGTCATGGAGTACATCGAGGGCCGGGACCTGGCGGCGGTGCTGCGCCAGGACGGCACTCCCCCGGTGGCCGACGCCGTCGGGTGGGCCGCCCAGGGCGCGGCCGCGCTGGCCGCCGCCCACGCGGCGGGCATCGTGCATCGGGACCTCAAGCCCGCCAACCTGATGCTCACCACGGGCGGCGAGATCAAGATCCTGGACTTCGGGATCGCCCGCTACATGGCGGCCAGCGACAAGTCCAGCAAGGTCATGGGCACGCTCGCCTACATGGCGCCCGAACGCTTCGACGAGCAGAGCGGGGACGCCCGCTCGGACCTGTACGCGTTCGGCTGCGTCCTGCACGAACTCCTCACCGGCAGCACGCCGTTCGAGGCCACCGGGCCGGTGGCAATGATGACCGCCCACCTCAACAAGGCCCCCGCCGCGCCCGGCACGCTCCGCGCGGACGTCCCGGCCGCACTCGACGCCCTGATCCTGAGCCTCCTGGCGAAGTCCCCCCAGGACCGCCCGGCCTCCGCCTCCGAGGTCCACGACGCCCTGCGCGCCCTGCACGTCCCGGCCGCGGCGCCCGTCACACCCCTCCCCCTCGACGTGGCCGACCTGCCCGCGGAACCCCCCGCCGGGTTCGGCCCCTCACCCGACCCCCTCCACAGCCTGGCCACCGAGACGGCGGCGGCGCCCCCGCCCGGGCCCCCGCGCCCCATCGCCACGGCGAAGGCCGAAGACCCCGTAGCGACGAAGGAAGAGGACAGCAAGCCACCCCAACACCCCTCCCGCAGGCAGGCGTTGTGGCTCGGCCTCGGCGCGGCCGCGGTGGTGGCGGCCGGCACCACGGCCGCGCTGCTCTCCCGGGACGGCAACCACGGCACACCCTCCGCCGGACCCGGCAGCAACACGGGGGCTCCCTCGGGCGGGAAGCCGAGTCCCGGACCGCGCGGCTGGCGCTTCGAAGCGAAGACCGTCCTGCCGACGCCCCCGGTCCTGTCGTCCGGCACGCTCCGCTTCACCGACGGCTATACGATCTACGGCTTGGACGCGCTCACCGGGACGGAACAGGCGCAGGTCAAATTCACGCGCGAGGTGGGCGAACTCACGGTGGCCGACGGCATGCTGTATTTCGGCGACTCCGACGGCACACTGCACGCGCGCAGCGGCAGCGAGAGGTGGACGTTCGCCGCCGGGGACTACATCCCCGGCCGGCCCGCCGTGGCCAGGGAGAGGGTCTTCTTCGGCAGCAAGGACGGGAAGGTCTACTGCCTCGACACCAACTCTGGCCGGGAGGTCTGGAACTTCCCCACCGGAGACAAGGTCTTCTGCGCCCCGACCGTGGCCGAAGGCACGGTCTACATCGGCGTCGCAGGCACCGAACCGGGCCTGTACGCCCTGGACGCGGTGAACGGCGCCCGAAGGTGGGCGTTCCGCGAGGGGGGCCAGTACTTCAAGACCGCTGCGGTGGCCGACGGCCTCGTCTTCGCCACCGCCAATGACGACAGCCTCTACGCCGTGGACGCCGCCACCGGCACCAAGAAGTGGTCCGTGTCCCTCAAGCGCGGGGCGGACACCGACTCCTGGTTCCGCCCCTCACCCCCGGTCGTCGCTTCGGGCACCGTCTTCGTGGGTGGCGGCGACAAGAGCCTCCACGCACTGGACGCGAAGACGGGCACCAAGAAGTGGACCTACGACATCAACGGCCCCTTCATCCCCTCCACACCGACCGTGGCGGACGGCAGGGTGTACGTGGCCGACCTGGAAGACATGTACGGAACCGTCTACGCCCTCGATGCGACCGACGGCTTCCAGAAATGGACGGTCCGAACCGGCGCCAAGGTACACGCCCAAAACCGGTGGAACGCCCCCCTCGTCGCCAACGGCCTGGTCTACGTCACGAACGAAAACGGCGTAGTGGCCATCAACGCCACCTCCGGAGACCTCCCCGCCTGA